One part of the Anaerofustis stercorihominis DSM 17244 genome encodes these proteins:
- a CDS encoding recombinase family protein — MKIYGYVRVSTKEQNIARQIGAMKNFPIEEKNIIVDKISGKNFNRPNYKKLLKKMKKGDVLVVKSIDRLGRNYDEILDQWRILTKERDIDIVVMDMPLLDTREGRDLTGTLIADIVLQLLSYVAQSERENIKQRQKEGIKIAKEKGVKFGRPRLDVPDEFFSLYDLWKNGDVSSRDAAKKLNVSYQTFLRWTKRIVRGDLFA; from the coding sequence ATGAAAATTTATGGTTATGTGAGGGTGTCAACAAAAGAGCAGAATATAGCTAGGCAGATTGGGGCTATGAAAAATTTTCCCATTGAAGAAAAGAATATCATAGTAGACAAAATAAGTGGTAAAAACTTCAATAGACCTAACTATAAAAAGTTACTTAAAAAAATGAAGAAAGGTGATGTTCTGGTAGTTAAGAGTATTGATAGGCTTGGTAGGAATTACGATGAAATTTTAGATCAGTGGCGAATACTTACAAAAGAAAGAGATATCGATATCGTTGTTATGGATATGCCTCTTTTGGATACCAGAGAAGGAAGGGATTTGACCGGAACATTGATTGCCGATATAGTTCTTCAGCTTCTAAGTTATGTTGCACAGTCGGAAAGAGAAAACATTAAACAAAGACAAAAAGAAGGTATAAAAATAGCCAAGGAAAAAGGTGTGAAATTTGGCAGACCAAGGCTTGATGTTCCCGACGAGTTTTTCTCTTTATATGATTTATGGAAAAACGGAGATGTTTCTTCAAGAGATGCAGCAAAGAAACTTAATGTTTCTTACCAGACCTTTTTAAGATGGACCAAAAGGATTGTTAGAGGAGATTTATTTGCATAA
- the yajC gene encoding preprotein translocase subunit YajC, translating to MGQDFIVMIGIIVVLFGITYFMTIRPQQKRFKEHQNLLNELKNGDEVMTAGGFIGTVVSVDEDTAVIALEPDGINAKINRQSIVSNMTQNKTVD from the coding sequence ATGGGACAAGATTTTATAGTAATGATTGGCATTATTGTCGTTTTATTTGGAATAACATATTTTATGACAATCAGACCACAACAAAAAAGGTTTAAAGAACACCAAAATTTACTTAACGAATTAAAAAACGGTGATGAAGTAATGACTGCCGGGGGATTTATAGGAACAGTGGTAAGTGTAGACGAAGATACTGCCGTAATAGCACTGGAACCTGACGGAATAAATGCTAAAATCAACAGACAATCAATAGTATCTAATATGACTCAAAATAAAACCGTAGACTAA
- the tgt gene encoding tRNA guanosine(34) transglycosylase Tgt gives MSAIKYELIKEDKRSGARVGKIITPHGEIPTPIFMPVGTRATVKAMLPESLKEINAKIILGNTYHLYLRPGDDIIKKAGGLHKFMNWDRPILTDSGGFQVFSLSKTNDITEEGVTFRSHIDGSRHFISPEKSMEIQNNLGSDIMMAFDECVPYGADKKYTKDSLEMTTRWAKRCKEAHKNTEHQGLFGIVQGGMFKDLRKQSAEQLIDLDFPGYALGGLSVGEPMDMMFDLLDYTTPLLPKDKPRYLMGVGSPDALLEGVKSGIDMFDCVLQTRMARNGTALTSAGKVTLKNAKYKEDFTPLDDKCDCYVCRNYTKAYLRHLVICKEILSSMLVSYHNLYFTLKLMENMRNAIMEDRFLEFKHEFEKEYGII, from the coding sequence ATGAGTGCAATAAAATATGAACTGATAAAAGAAGATAAAAGAAGCGGAGCCAGAGTCGGAAAAATAATAACTCCTCACGGAGAGATACCGACTCCTATTTTTATGCCGGTAGGAACCAGGGCTACGGTCAAAGCTATGCTCCCCGAAAGTTTAAAAGAGATTAATGCAAAAATAATCCTAGGAAATACATATCATCTATATTTAAGACCCGGAGATGATATAATAAAAAAAGCGGGCGGACTTCATAAATTTATGAATTGGGACAGACCTATCCTAACAGATAGCGGCGGGTTTCAAGTTTTCTCATTGAGTAAAACGAATGATATTACAGAGGAAGGGGTAACGTTCAGAAGTCATATAGATGGAAGCCGTCATTTCATAAGTCCCGAAAAATCAATGGAAATTCAAAATAACTTAGGCTCTGATATTATGATGGCATTCGACGAGTGCGTTCCTTACGGTGCAGATAAAAAATATACAAAAGACTCTCTGGAAATGACTACAAGATGGGCAAAAAGATGTAAAGAAGCCCATAAAAATACAGAACATCAGGGACTTTTCGGTATCGTTCAAGGGGGAATGTTTAAAGATTTAAGAAAACAATCGGCAGAACAGTTAATTGATTTGGATTTTCCTGGATATGCACTGGGAGGACTCAGTGTCGGGGAACCCATGGATATGATGTTTGATTTACTGGATTATACAACACCATTGCTTCCAAAAGATAAGCCTAGATATTTAATGGGCGTAGGAAGCCCTGACGCGCTTTTAGAGGGCGTTAAAAGCGGTATAGATATGTTTGACTGCGTACTTCAAACAAGAATGGCAAGAAACGGGACCGCTCTTACCAGTGCGGGTAAAGTAACTCTTAAAAACGCAAAATACAAAGAAGACTTTACTCCTTTAGACGATAAGTGTGACTGTTATGTATGCAGGAATTATACAAAAGCATATTTAAGACATTTGGTAATATGCAAAGAGATACTTTCAAGTATGTTGGTAAGCTATCATAACCTATATTTTACTTTGAAACTTATGGAAAATATGAGAAATGCTATAATGGAAGATAGATTTTTGGAATTTAAGCATGAGTTTGAGAAAGAATATGGTATAATATAA
- the era gene encoding GTPase Era, translated as MNNNFKSGFISIVGRTNVGKSTLLNLLLGQKISIVSNRPQTTRNNIRCIRTTGTSQMVFIDTPGFHKPKSKLSDYMVEVAGESYKEVDVILFLVEEDTTIGKGDEFLIEKLKKEKTPVILVINKIDKITKEEILGKIKLYEKYDFIKEIVPISAMKGENINELVEVIEKYLPQGPMYFPEDMVTDRSERFVISELIREKILRSLKEEIPHGTAVEVMLMKKRNNKDLYDIEANIYTERENHKRIIIGKNGSMLKKIGSDSRREIEEMLGTKVNLKLWVKVKDEWRDKQNILNSLGYNKKDEL; from the coding sequence ATGAACAATAACTTTAAAAGCGGATTTATATCAATAGTAGGCAGGACAAACGTAGGTAAATCCACACTGCTGAATTTACTACTGGGACAGAAAATTTCGATAGTCTCAAACAGACCGCAGACTACAAGAAACAATATAAGATGTATAAGAACGACAGGTACTTCACAAATGGTATTTATCGATACTCCGGGATTTCATAAACCAAAAAGCAAATTATCCGACTACATGGTGGAAGTAGCGGGAGAATCCTATAAAGAAGTAGATGTTATTTTATTTTTAGTGGAAGAAGATACAACAATAGGAAAAGGAGATGAATTTTTAATTGAAAAATTAAAAAAAGAAAAGACTCCGGTCATCCTTGTAATAAACAAAATAGATAAAATAACAAAAGAGGAGATACTTGGAAAAATAAAATTATATGAAAAATATGATTTCATTAAAGAAATAGTTCCCATAAGTGCAATGAAAGGCGAAAACATAAACGAACTTGTAGAAGTAATAGAAAAGTATTTACCTCAGGGCCCTATGTATTTCCCTGAAGATATGGTAACAGACAGAAGCGAAAGATTTGTAATAAGCGAACTTATCAGAGAAAAGATCCTGCGTTCACTAAAAGAAGAAATACCTCACGGAACGGCTGTTGAAGTAATGCTTATGAAAAAAAGAAATAATAAAGATTTATATGATATAGAAGCGAATATCTATACCGAAAGAGAAAATCACAAAAGGATAATTATAGGTAAAAACGGTTCTATGCTTAAAAAGATAGGGTCCGACTCGAGAAGAGAAATCGAAGAAATGCTTGGAACAAAAGTAAATCTTAAATTATGGGTTAAAGTAAAAGATGAATGGAGAGATAAACAAAATATCTTAAACTCTCTGGGATACAACAAAAAGGATGAGCTGTAA
- a CDS encoding diacylglycerol kinase family protein, whose protein sequence is MIRHIKRLFKSFRYAWHGVQYNFRTQQNFKIHCTCAVLAIIGAIILKFSYFEWIALGFTIFLVIILEAVNTAIEEAVNCATKEMNENAKRAKDSAACAVLIGAFMAVLMGAALYIPKIISLIRG, encoded by the coding sequence ATGATAAGACATATAAAAAGATTATTTAAAAGCTTTAGATATGCCTGGCATGGCGTTCAATATAATTTCAGAACACAGCAGAATTTTAAGATTCACTGCACATGTGCAGTACTTGCAATAATCGGAGCGATTATTCTGAAGTTCTCATATTTTGAATGGATTGCACTTGGTTTTACAATATTCTTAGTAATAATTCTCGAAGCGGTAAACACCGCAATAGAAGAAGCGGTAAACTGTGCAACAAAAGAAATGAACGAAAATGCAAAAAGAGCAAAAGATTCAGCCGCATGCGCAGTATTGATAGGAGCCTTTATGGCTGTTTTAATGGGTGCGGCACTTTATATACCAAAAATAATAAGTTTAATACGGGGATAA